In Microcaecilia unicolor chromosome 1, aMicUni1.1, whole genome shotgun sequence, the following are encoded in one genomic region:
- the LOC115473232 gene encoding histone H1.0-B-like: MVEKLSAKSKRVKVTKKSVDHPKYSDMIVAAVQAEKSRSGSSRQSIQKYIKSHYRVGENADSQIKLAIKRLVTSGVLKHTKGVGASGSFRLAKADDAEKHTKKVVKKTSTPKKAAKPKKAAKSAATSKKPKVTKKKVKPAEKKVATPKTTKTVKAKPVKATKPKKAKPSKPKAKATPKKVAKKK; the protein is encoded by the coding sequence ATGGTCGAGAAATTGTCAGCGAAATCTAAGAGAGTCAAGGTGACCAAGAAGTCTGTGGACCATCCAAAGTATTCAGATATGATCGTGGCTGCTGTTCAGGCAGAGAAGAGTCGCTCTGGTTCCTCCCGTCAGTctattcaaaaatatattaaaagccaCTACAGAGTTGGGGAGAATGCTGACTCCCAGATCAAGTTGGCAATTAAGAGACTTGTGACCTCTGGCGTTCTCAAACATACCAAAGGAGTGGGTGCCTCAGGTTCTTTTCGGCTGGCCAAGGCAGATGACGCTGAAAAACATACCAAGAAGGTAGTCAAGAAAACATCCACACCAAAGAAAGCAGCTAAGCCTAAGAAGGCAGCAAAGTCTGCAGCCACTTCAAAGAAACCCAAAGTGACTAAGAAGAAAGTGAAACCTgctgagaagaaggttgcaacaCCCAAGACAACCAAGACTGTTAAAGCAAAACCTGTGAAAGCAACAAAGCCGAAAAAGGCTAAGCCCTCAAAACCCAAAGCTAAAGCCACACCAAAAAAGGTGGCTAAAAAGAAGTAA